Proteins encoded in a region of the Candidatus Zixiibacteriota bacterium genome:
- a CDS encoding deoxyguanosinetriphosphate triphosphohydrolase, protein MPTATTDHLHEREQRAWAPYAATSAQSLGRVHPDPPHPYRTAFQRDRERIIHSAAFRRLEYKTQVFVNHEGDNYRTRLTHTIEVAQIARSIARALALNEDLAESVALAHDLGHTPFGHAGEEALDARMKQDGGFSHNRQSLRVVDVLERRYPHFRGLNLSFEVREGIVKHETIYDRPDAAGFHPEWKPTLEAQLVNYADEIAYNSHDLDDGLRGRVFDPVDLEGIALWDELLAEATRAEPDLDVKLRRHQIIRLLINRQVTDLVDFTTSRIKALEIKSLDDVRAANEMPARFSPEFAKKLSGLKQFLFEKMYRHYRIVRMARKADRIIGGLFDAYTQEPTQLPPNYRVRLQEASSDPVDPRVIRQVVCDYIAGMTDRYAMLEYRKLFDPFERV, encoded by the coding sequence ATGCCGACCGCGACAACCGATCATCTGCACGAGCGTGAGCAGCGCGCATGGGCGCCGTATGCGGCGACCAGCGCGCAATCGCTGGGGCGTGTCCATCCCGACCCTCCGCATCCGTACCGTACCGCATTCCAGCGCGACCGTGAACGGATTATCCACTCGGCGGCATTTCGTCGGCTCGAATACAAAACGCAGGTCTTCGTCAACCACGAAGGCGACAACTACCGCACGCGCCTGACGCACACGATTGAAGTGGCGCAGATCGCACGCTCGATTGCGCGCGCGCTGGCCTTAAACGAGGACCTGGCGGAGTCGGTCGCGCTCGCGCACGATCTCGGTCACACGCCGTTCGGCCATGCGGGCGAAGAGGCGCTTGATGCCCGCATGAAGCAGGATGGCGGCTTCTCCCACAACCGGCAGTCCCTGCGCGTCGTGGATGTCCTCGAACGGCGCTATCCGCACTTCCGCGGTCTCAATCTGAGTTTTGAAGTTCGCGAAGGGATCGTCAAACACGAGACGATCTATGACCGCCCCGACGCGGCCGGTTTTCACCCCGAATGGAAGCCGACGCTGGAGGCGCAATTGGTCAACTATGCCGACGAAATCGCCTACAACTCACACGACTTGGACGACGGCCTGCGAGGACGCGTCTTCGACCCCGTTGATCTCGAGGGAATCGCGCTTTGGGACGAGCTCCTGGCCGAGGCAACCCGGGCCGAGCCCGATCTGGATGTAAAACTGAGGCGGCATCAGATCATCCGCCTTCTGATCAATCGGCAGGTCACCGACTTAGTCGACTTTACCACCTCGCGGATCAAAGCACTTGAGATCAAATCGCTCGATGACGTGCGCGCCGCCAACGAGATGCCCGCGCGGTTTTCACCGGAATTTGCCAAAAAACTCTCGGGCTTGAAGCAATTCCTTTTCGAAAAGATGTATCGTCACTATCGAATTGTGCGCATGGCCAGGAAAGCCGACCGCATCATCGGCGGGCTCTTCGACGCCTATACGCAGGAGCCGACGCAGCTTCCGCCAAACTACCGGGTACGACTGCAGGAGGCATCGTCGGACCCCGTTGATCCGCGTGTCATTCGACAGGTTGTTTGCGATTACATCGCCGGTATGACCGACCGCTACGCGATGCTTGAATACCGTAAGCTCTTCGATCCGTTTGAACGGGTCTGA
- the holA gene encoding DNA polymerase III subunit delta, which yields MSFSEERAAGRFGPVHLLVAENPYVLWDAAEHWKATWRAGGDCSLSIQYGRQLDPDRLAQLIDSLPMFATLQLVIIHDVDKIPLLRQQAVLDALRRQSDGVKALLTGAKLDRRLTFTKELVRLVPTEEFPSIYDNHLPGWAKRIASDLGTSLSPAAAEHLALLHGTDLFEMRQTIERALLYSGAGQRRLSEQEITAVVAGDGEHTVFELADAVGSDDLTRALQTLQSLYTQGDVSVYVTAALFGHYQRVLLLTPFGAGVADAQIAQSTGLRPFIIRKLRPQAVRIDAERAADALEAICETDWSIKTSTIPGRTAVELLMYRLCRGTRTASPLWFDVPATTRRG from the coding sequence ATGAGCTTCTCCGAAGAACGCGCCGCCGGACGCTTTGGCCCCGTCCATCTACTTGTTGCCGAGAACCCCTATGTGTTGTGGGATGCGGCCGAGCACTGGAAGGCCACGTGGCGTGCCGGTGGTGATTGTTCCCTGTCGATTCAATACGGACGTCAACTCGACCCCGACCGCCTCGCGCAGCTCATCGACAGTCTGCCGATGTTCGCCACGTTGCAGTTGGTGATCATCCATGATGTCGACAAGATTCCTCTCTTGCGGCAGCAGGCGGTACTGGATGCGCTTCGGCGCCAAAGTGACGGAGTCAAGGCGCTGCTGACTGGCGCGAAGCTCGACCGTCGGTTGACATTCACCAAGGAACTGGTCCGACTCGTGCCGACAGAGGAGTTTCCTTCTATTTACGACAATCATCTCCCCGGCTGGGCCAAACGCATCGCGTCTGACCTGGGAACCTCGCTGTCCCCTGCGGCCGCCGAACACCTGGCGCTGCTTCACGGGACGGATCTGTTCGAAATGCGCCAGACCATCGAACGGGCGTTGCTCTATTCAGGAGCTGGACAGCGACGATTGTCCGAACAGGAGATCACTGCCGTCGTCGCCGGCGACGGTGAGCACACGGTCTTCGAATTGGCCGACGCGGTCGGCTCTGACGATTTGACCAGGGCACTCCAAACACTACAGTCGCTCTACACCCAGGGAGATGTCTCAGTCTATGTGACCGCTGCACTGTTTGGGCATTACCAGCGTGTGCTGTTGCTCACGCCGTTCGGTGCCGGCGTAGCCGATGCGCAGATTGCTCAATCGACGGGTCTGCGCCCATTCATTATCAGGAAATTACGTCCGCAGGCGGTGCGCATCGACGCGGAGCGCGCAGCCGATGCCCTGGAGGCAATTTGCGAGACGGATTGGAGTATCAAGACCTCAACCATTCCCGGCCGAACCGCCGTCGAGCTCCTCATGTATCGGTTGTGCCGTGGCACCCGTACGGCATCGCCATTGTGGTTTGACGTCCCTGCGACAACCCGGCGCGGTTGA
- a CDS encoding sigma-70 family RNA polymerase sigma factor: MTEANQRNDAPEPSEPDLIRAAQQGDRHAFDALVKRYQRQVYRWAYHLVRTHDLADEIAQDVFVRTYGALARIDPERPLGAWLCKSTTNLALNLIRKRQYRAQLTDEVASRIAAENSGADRPDSELHRRQLMAKVTRAINELPAVYRTIIGLRVKEGMSYEEIAETLNISLGTVMSRLARARGRLRKALGDVLAQWDG, translated from the coding sequence ATGACCGAAGCAAACCAGCGCAACGATGCCCCCGAACCGTCCGAGCCGGATCTCATCCGCGCGGCACAACAGGGTGACCGTCACGCCTTCGACGCATTGGTGAAACGCTACCAGCGCCAGGTCTACCGGTGGGCATACCATCTGGTGCGCACGCACGATCTGGCCGATGAAATTGCGCAGGATGTCTTTGTTCGGACGTATGGCGCTCTGGCGAGGATCGATCCGGAACGGCCCCTGGGTGCCTGGCTGTGTAAGAGCACGACAAATCTCGCGCTCAATCTCATCCGTAAGCGCCAGTACCGCGCTCAACTCACCGACGAAGTGGCCTCACGCATCGCGGCCGAAAACTCCGGAGCGGATCGGCCCGATTCGGAACTCCACCGTCGGCAATTGATGGCGAAAGTGACGCGGGCCATCAATGAGCTGCCAGCCGTATACCGTACGATTATCGGGCTTCGCGTGAAAGAAGGCATGAGTTACGAGGAGATTGCCGAGACCCTCAACATATCATTGGGTACTGTCATGTCGCGTCTGGCAAGAGCGCGTGGACGGTTGCGCAAGGCACTGGGTGATGTCCTTGCTCAATGGGATGGATAG
- a CDS encoding protein-L-isoaspartate(D-aspartate) O-methyltransferase has product MAAIILATGMSQHASAGESAADSAAYAEKRRRMVETQIVARGIVDLTVLDAMRTVPRHRFIPADQVSRAYGDHPLPIGCEQTISQPFIVAAMTEALEPKPGHRVLEIGTGSGYQAAVLAEIVRDVYTIEIVEPLGLRAESTLAVLAYRNVRVRIGDGYRGWPERAPFDGIIVTAAPDHIPQPLVDQLAVGGRMVLPVGSDTQNLMVLTKTPDSLITEERFGVRFVPMTGDAQHGPASSAQPGDSAGRRDEP; this is encoded by the coding sequence ATGGCAGCCATTATTCTGGCCACGGGAATGAGTCAGCACGCATCAGCAGGTGAGTCGGCCGCCGACTCAGCGGCGTATGCCGAAAAGCGGAGACGGATGGTCGAAACCCAGATCGTCGCGCGCGGTATTGTCGACCTGACAGTTCTCGATGCGATGCGCACGGTGCCGCGGCACCGCTTCATCCCCGCCGATCAAGTCTCTCGTGCCTATGGCGACCACCCGCTCCCGATCGGATGTGAACAGACGATCTCACAGCCGTTCATTGTGGCGGCGATGACAGAAGCGTTGGAGCCCAAACCCGGCCATCGCGTCCTGGAGATCGGAACCGGTTCGGGGTATCAGGCCGCCGTGCTCGCCGAGATTGTCCGGGACGTCTACACGATTGAAATCGTCGAACCTCTCGGACTACGGGCCGAGTCGACGCTGGCGGTTCTCGCCTACCGCAACGTCCGTGTGCGCATCGGCGATGGGTACCGTGGGTGGCCGGAGCGTGCCCCCTTCGACGGCATCATCGTGACCGCGGCACCCGATCATATTCCGCAGCCGCTGGTCGATCAACTGGCTGTGGGTGGACGAATGGTCCTGCCGGTCGGGTCTGATACGCAGAATCTGATGGTCCTCACGAAGACGCCCGATAGTCTGATCACCGAGGAGCGATTCGGAGTTCGGTTTGTGCCGATGACCGGAGACGCCCAACACGGTCCGGCGTCGTCGGCACAGCCGGGCGATAGTGCCGGGCGGCGCGATGAGCCATGA
- a CDS encoding PspC domain-containing protein: MSKRVFRSHESKVIAGVCGGLGEYFDIDPAWVRILFVLTIFANGLGLLAYAICWIVIPARPLPIPGAAGTTADAAPANSAVGVGAPPNNGRRHGVGFWPGLILIALGMVFLARHVFFWFDFDLIWPLLLIGLGVALIVRGLDPNKRQESDTVYDHTNKEVANESR, translated from the coding sequence ATGAGCAAGCGTGTCTTCCGATCGCATGAATCCAAAGTCATCGCCGGTGTCTGTGGCGGGCTGGGCGAATACTTTGATATCGACCCGGCATGGGTACGGATCCTGTTCGTTTTGACCATTTTCGCCAACGGCCTGGGTCTGTTGGCATACGCCATTTGCTGGATCGTGATCCCGGCGCGGCCCCTGCCGATTCCCGGAGCTGCGGGCACGACTGCCGACGCTGCCCCGGCGAACAGCGCCGTCGGGGTGGGAGCGCCCCCCAACAATGGGCGGCGCCATGGAGTGGGCTTTTGGCCCGGCCTGATTCTCATCGCGTTGGGAATGGTGTTTCTGGCACGCCACGTGTTCTTCTGGTTTGACTTCGATCTCATTTGGCCGCTGTTGCTGATCGGGCTGGGTGTGGCCCTGATCGTGCGCGGTCTGGATCCGAACAAGCGACAAGAATCGGACACCGTGTACGATCATACGAATAAGGAGGTCGCCAATGAGAGTCGGTAG
- a CDS encoding DUF5668 domain-containing protein: MRVGRLRSGIILIVLGVLLLLSTLDYINWDFWWSLSHFWPVLLIAIGIEKIFTATDRYKPLAFLSPVLILGTVAYVAFAGGNDWDWRRNIESDTSDMFDSETYSWTTVGTPDNERIRIVLEKAGGRVVVRNGTGDENLVEGRLRYWGRQPEVDWRNDGAEVLVHVKDHEHDVNKRDLWLLKIADRLPADVKVSGGATRMRLDFTGIRLEKLDLEAGASEIDIVFGTLSGMVDCALSCGAAAVDLTIPAVAGISIRKDEVLTRFSAVGLELIDKGGILESPDFELQPVRLRIDLESGVSTLNIHRTNSGDAESSI, translated from the coding sequence ATGAGAGTCGGTAGACTCCGAAGCGGCATCATCCTGATCGTGCTCGGCGTGCTGCTGCTTCTGTCGACGTTGGACTACATCAATTGGGACTTCTGGTGGAGTCTGAGCCACTTCTGGCCGGTGTTGCTCATCGCCATCGGCATTGAGAAAATCTTCACGGCGACCGATCGATACAAGCCGTTGGCGTTTCTGTCGCCGGTGTTAATCCTCGGCACGGTCGCTTATGTCGCCTTTGCCGGCGGCAACGATTGGGACTGGCGGCGCAACATTGAGTCGGATACTTCCGACATGTTCGACAGCGAGACATATTCATGGACCACGGTCGGCACTCCCGACAACGAGCGGATTCGGATCGTGCTCGAGAAGGCCGGGGGACGCGTCGTTGTCCGCAACGGCACCGGAGACGAGAATCTTGTGGAAGGGCGACTCCGGTACTGGGGCCGTCAGCCCGAGGTCGATTGGCGGAACGATGGTGCCGAGGTTCTCGTGCACGTCAAGGATCACGAGCACGACGTCAACAAGCGCGACCTGTGGCTGCTCAAGATAGCCGATCGGCTGCCGGCTGATGTCAAAGTTTCCGGCGGCGCCACACGGATGCGTCTGGACTTCACCGGGATACGGTTGGAGAAACTCGATCTGGAAGCCGGCGCTTCGGAAATCGACATCGTGTTCGGCACGCTCTCCGGGATGGTCGACTGCGCATTGAGTTGCGGAGCGGCCGCGGTCGATTTGACCATCCCTGCGGTCGCCGGCATTTCCATCCGGAAGGATGAAGTACTGACACGCTTTTCGGCGGTGGGGCTCGAACTGATCGACAAGGGCGGCATTCTGGAATCGCCCGATTTCGAATTACAGCCGGTCCGTCTGCGCATCGACCTGGAGTCGGGCGTCTCCACGCTGAATATCCACCGGACCAATTCCGGCGACGCCGAATCCTCGATATAG
- a CDS encoding basic amino acid ABC transporter substrate-binding protein, translating to MNPHAHHRLSSSPVGFGTIALFVILSFACCQCGGSNESGWERVQRTGVLRVGTDATYPPFESIDTATGQVIGFDADLVAEVCRDLGCAPEFVVVPFDGIIAGLVSGKYDMIASTFTITPERARQVAFSDSYYDGGQAIAVPIYDSSVQSVDDLTGLRIGVQLGTTGERRAREIPRAELVLFENIGAAFIDMENGRLDAVITDLPTAELIVRQRAYSRVAGPPLTSEQYGLAVRLEDADLLLQINRALSAIVSDGRYEKIHDRWFGAGG from the coding sequence ATGAATCCACACGCACACCATCGACTGTCCAGTTCCCCCGTCGGATTCGGAACGATCGCGCTGTTTGTGATCCTGTCATTTGCCTGCTGTCAATGCGGCGGGTCTAACGAGAGTGGCTGGGAGCGCGTGCAACGCACCGGCGTGCTTCGGGTCGGGACGGACGCAACCTATCCGCCGTTTGAGTCCATCGATACCGCGACCGGCCAGGTCATTGGATTCGATGCCGATTTGGTGGCCGAAGTCTGCCGCGATTTGGGCTGCGCGCCGGAGTTTGTGGTGGTGCCGTTTGATGGAATCATCGCCGGGCTGGTGAGCGGAAAGTACGACATGATCGCCTCGACATTCACGATCACGCCCGAACGGGCAAGGCAGGTCGCGTTCAGCGATTCCTACTATGACGGCGGTCAGGCCATCGCCGTGCCGATCTATGACTCCTCCGTGCAGAGCGTCGATGATCTGACGGGATTGCGCATCGGTGTCCAGTTGGGCACAACCGGTGAACGTCGGGCGCGCGAGATTCCCCGCGCGGAACTCGTCCTGTTCGAGAATATCGGCGCGGCGTTCATCGACATGGAGAACGGGCGTCTCGACGCGGTCATCACCGATCTTCCGACCGCGGAGCTGATCGTCAGGCAACGGGCATACTCACGCGTCGCCGGCCCCCCCTTGACGTCAGAGCAGTACGGCCTTGCGGTACGACTGGAGGATGCCGACTTGCTCTTGCAAATCAACCGCGCCCTCTCCGCGATTGTCAGTGACGGACGCTACGAAAAGATACACGATCGCTGGTTTGGGGCCGGCGGCTGA
- a CDS encoding amino acid ABC transporter permease has translation MPALPMTIVVTLLSFVLSLVVGIVVGLLPLTGIRPIIWGCRIYVDVLRGVPLLVQIFFIYFGLGTVLNLDRFTAGVLAIGICYSAYQAEIIRGGVMAIARGQHEAAAALGMSPLQALRHVILPQTIRITIPPTVNEFIACLKDSSLVSIIGLRELTRAGREYYSQFFVDFQTWLMVGLIYLVMTLLLTRLTHSLEQRFQIKGFGTAATPR, from the coding sequence CTGCCGGCCCTGCCGATGACGATTGTCGTCACCCTGCTGTCGTTCGTGTTGTCGCTGGTCGTCGGGATCGTTGTCGGGTTGCTCCCCTTAACCGGGATTCGTCCGATCATTTGGGGGTGCCGCATCTATGTCGATGTTCTGCGCGGCGTGCCGCTGTTGGTGCAGATTTTCTTCATCTATTTCGGACTGGGTACGGTGCTCAATCTCGACCGCTTCACGGCCGGAGTGTTAGCTATCGGCATCTGTTATTCCGCATACCAGGCGGAGATTATTCGGGGCGGGGTCATGGCGATTGCCCGCGGTCAGCACGAAGCGGCGGCCGCGCTGGGGATGTCCCCGCTGCAGGCGCTCCGTCATGTCATCCTGCCGCAGACCATTCGCATCACCATTCCACCGACGGTCAACGAGTTTATCGCCTGCCTGAAGGATTCGTCGCTTGTTTCGATCATCGGGCTGCGCGAATTGACGCGGGCGGGCCGCGAGTACTATTCCCAGTTTTTTGTCGACTTTCAGACCTGGCTGATGGTCGGGCTGATCTATCTGGTCATGACACTGCTGCTGACGCGTCTGACCCACTCATTGGAGCAACGGTTCCAGATCAAAGGCTTCGGTACGGCCGCGACGCCCCGATAG
- a CDS encoding amino acid ABC transporter ATP-binding protein, producing MSTQRPHQSAIVIARGLRKRFGQLIALDGVDLTVGHCEVVVLVGPSGGGKSTLLRCLNGLERPDSGTIEISGNSVNARSADINALRAKTGMVFQQFNLFPHLTALENVALAPRVVLKLSKTDAQVRARENLDHVGLGEKLHSHPAELSGGQQQRVAIARALAMGPSVMLFDEPTSALDSEMIGEVLSVMRRLAEDGMTMVIVSHELGFVREIAHRVAFLEGGRIIASGSPQEMLVAPTHERIRKFIENVVR from the coding sequence ATGAGCACACAGCGGCCCCATCAGTCGGCGATCGTCATCGCGCGAGGTTTGCGCAAACGCTTCGGTCAACTGATTGCCCTTGACGGTGTCGATCTGACCGTGGGCCATTGCGAAGTCGTTGTCTTAGTCGGCCCCTCAGGCGGCGGCAAGTCCACGCTGTTGCGGTGCCTCAATGGACTGGAACGCCCCGACTCCGGCACCATTGAAATCTCCGGCAACTCGGTCAATGCACGCAGCGCCGACATCAACGCCCTGCGCGCCAAGACGGGGATGGTTTTCCAGCAGTTCAACCTGTTTCCGCACTTGACCGCATTGGAGAATGTCGCGTTGGCGCCGCGTGTCGTTCTGAAGCTATCGAAGACGGATGCGCAGGTGCGGGCACGCGAGAACCTGGATCATGTGGGGTTGGGCGAGAAACTCCATTCGCATCCCGCCGAGTTGTCCGGAGGCCAGCAACAACGAGTCGCGATTGCGCGCGCATTGGCGATGGGACCGAGCGTCATGCTCTTCGATGAGCCGACATCGGCGCTCGACTCCGAAATGATCGGCGAAGTGTTAAGCGTCATGCGGCGATTGGCCGAAGATGGCATGACGATGGTCATCGTGTCCCACGAACTGGGTTTTGTCCGTGAAATCGCGCACCGTGTCGCATTCCTCGAGGGCGGACGGATCATCGCGTCGGGCTCGCCGCAGGAGATGCTGGTTGCGCCGACGCATGAGCGCATCCGCAAGTTCATTGAAAACGTCGTCCGCTAA
- a CDS encoding S8 family serine peptidase, which produces MIAAAHDARPIWVFLRDKGHARSEIHPWVSPAAMARITLRGGAYNAALDIPVNRVYRDAVEDMGADVRAESRWFNALACRIPIDRLDDVASLPFVDSLQPVTIYRRPREVVEDGSPRDHVAPSPGAMVAFDYGLSLSQHTAIGVDSLHRAGLDGQGVKIGFLDTGFSLGIEVFDSLRLMAARDFIDGDDDVEDEDFAQMRHGTQTLSLCAGFAPGELIGVAPRAQYAVAKTEYVDLEIEIEESNWVAGLEWLDSIGCDLVSSSLGYAEWIAPEDFDGNTALSTIAADMAAARGMLVVNAAGNGGCGGGPHLLVPADGDSVLAVGAATLSGEKASFSSCGPTADGRIKPDVIAPGVGVRVAFPLTGYGAANGTSMATPIVTGVCALVLQNDPDLTPFELIERLRASGDAIIPGNDIGWGFIRAVMAAGIIVDRPWLRDLKAIRAWPNPATDRMTVSIPREDLMAGNGTTQLQVYAINGRIVFDTLFEGQEVEWNGRTADGNRIATGIYLCRVKTPLQEDLIKIAWKSAP; this is translated from the coding sequence GTGATCGCCGCCGCACACGATGCGCGGCCCATCTGGGTGTTTCTCAGAGATAAGGGACACGCTCGCTCCGAAATTCATCCGTGGGTCTCGCCGGCGGCGATGGCGCGGATTACGCTCCGTGGCGGAGCGTACAATGCCGCGCTCGACATCCCCGTCAACAGGGTGTACCGAGACGCAGTTGAAGACATGGGGGCGGATGTGCGCGCCGAAAGCCGCTGGTTCAATGCCCTGGCGTGCCGCATCCCGATTGACCGGCTCGACGATGTCGCCTCGTTGCCGTTTGTCGACTCGCTGCAGCCGGTCACGATCTATCGACGGCCGCGAGAAGTCGTTGAGGACGGGTCGCCGCGCGACCATGTCGCGCCCTCCCCCGGCGCAATGGTTGCCTTCGACTATGGTCTCTCGCTCTCCCAGCACACCGCAATCGGTGTCGATTCCCTGCACCGGGCCGGACTCGATGGACAAGGCGTCAAGATCGGTTTCCTGGACACTGGGTTTTCCCTGGGAATTGAGGTTTTCGACTCACTGCGGCTGATGGCCGCGCGCGACTTCATCGATGGTGACGACGATGTCGAGGATGAGGACTTTGCCCAGATGCGGCACGGCACGCAGACGCTCTCATTGTGCGCGGGCTTTGCCCCGGGCGAATTGATCGGAGTTGCGCCGCGCGCCCAGTATGCGGTAGCCAAGACCGAGTACGTCGATCTGGAAATCGAAATCGAGGAATCCAACTGGGTCGCCGGGCTTGAGTGGCTCGACTCGATCGGCTGCGACCTGGTATCCAGTTCGCTGGGATATGCCGAGTGGATTGCCCCGGAAGACTTCGACGGCAACACCGCGCTGTCGACCATCGCAGCCGACATGGCGGCGGCGCGCGGCATGCTGGTCGTCAATGCCGCCGGAAACGGCGGCTGCGGCGGTGGGCCGCACCTGCTCGTGCCCGCCGATGGTGACTCGGTCCTGGCGGTGGGGGCGGCGACGCTGTCCGGTGAAAAGGCCTCGTTTTCGTCGTGCGGCCCGACCGCCGACGGGCGGATCAAGCCCGATGTCATCGCTCCGGGTGTCGGCGTGCGCGTTGCATTCCCCCTGACGGGTTACGGCGCTGCCAACGGGACTTCGATGGCCACGCCCATCGTCACCGGCGTGTGTGCCCTCGTGCTGCAGAATGATCCCGACCTGACTCCCTTTGAACTGATCGAGCGATTGCGCGCATCCGGCGATGCCATCATTCCCGGAAACGATATCGGCTGGGGCTTTATCCGCGCGGTGATGGCGGCCGGGATCATCGTCGATCGACCGTGGCTGCGCGACCTGAAAGCCATCCGCGCTTGGCCGAATCCCGCGACCGACAGGATGACCGTATCGATCCCGCGTGAAGATCTCATGGCTGGCAACGGCACAACACAGCTCCAGGTCTATGCCATCAACGGACGGATCGTATTCGATACGCTCTTTGAAGGGCAAGAGGTCGAATGGAATGGCCGCACCGCCGATGGGAATCGTATCGCGACGGGGATATACCTCTGTCGTGTGAAGACTCCGCTCCAGGAGGATCTCATCAAGATCGCCTGGAAGTCCGCACCATGA
- a CDS encoding sugar transferase has product MSADATAAEHAKRGFDLIVAALGLVLTSPVLIVTALLVRLTSKGPVFFRQERIGRGFRPFSIYKFRTMRAGADLGPSVTSHNDPRITPLGRRLRRFKIDELPQLLNVLKGEMSMVGPRPEVRRYVELFRNDYEEILSVRPGITDDASIEFRHEERILGAATDPQALYVRDVLPQKIELAKRYVRTMGLGRDVVILLRTLLHL; this is encoded by the coding sequence ATGTCTGCCGACGCCACCGCCGCTGAACACGCCAAACGCGGCTTCGATCTCATCGTGGCGGCGTTGGGATTGGTGCTGACATCGCCTGTCTTGATCGTCACGGCGCTGCTGGTACGGCTGACCTCAAAGGGACCGGTTTTCTTTCGACAGGAACGCATCGGGCGCGGCTTTCGCCCCTTTTCGATCTACAAATTCCGCACGATGAGGGCCGGTGCTGATCTCGGGCCATCGGTGACATCACACAACGATCCGCGCATCACGCCCCTGGGACGCCGGTTGCGACGGTTCAAAATCGACGAACTGCCTCAATTGTTGAACGTGCTCAAAGGCGAGATGAGCATGGTCGGGCCGCGCCCGGAAGTGCGACGGTATGTGGAACTGTTCCGCAATGACTACGAGGAGATCTTAAGCGTACGGCCGGGCATCACCGACGACGCCAGCATCGAATTCCGCCACGAAGAACGCATCCTCGGCGCGGCGACCGATCCACAGGCGCTGTATGTGCGGGATGTCCTGCCGCAGAAGATCGAACTGGCGAAACGTTACGTGCGCACAATGGGACTCGGGCGCGACGTCGTCATCCTGCTGAGGACGCTTCTGCACCTGTAA